The following coding sequences are from one Schizosaccharomyces osmophilus chromosome 1, complete sequence window:
- the cms1 gene encoding U3-containing 90S preribosome complex subunit Cms1: MMKHTETNADALEDDLDYQIDASSNESDNDSQSQSSSHEIEANQPSSDASEVKKNKRKRQRQKLKEKKKQKFGTSGKEATSLAHSPDILSDIINNQIRINFKDLSAVELQDRFIKSSYIEDTIDFPNERETGNYPEYVTHAFKKNNQENEFNKVDSNGSPTTLIFCLSALRALDIVKALRKLQTEEFKITKLFGKHIKLDEHIEYCKNNKIGIAVGTPQRILQLTNGNLNFDHLKFVILDYTFTDKKSYNLISNNDCKKPVMEFLTHPSLLKRLSDKTTKICFY; encoded by the exons ATGATGAAGCACACAGAGACAAACGCAGACGCGTTAGAGGATGATTTAGACTACCAAATTGACGCCTCTTCAAACGAATCCGACAACGACAGTCAATCCCAGTCTTCTTCACATGAAATCGAAGCCAATCAACCTTCTTCAGATGCTTCTGAagtcaaaaaaaacaaacgcaAACGCCAACGtcaaaaattaaaggaaaagaaaaagcaaaaattcGGCACATCTGGCAAAGAAGCCACTTCTCTTGCCCACTCTCCTGATATCTTGTCTGACATTATTAACAACCAAATTCGCATCAATTTTAAAGATCTTTCTGCTGTAGAATTACAAGACAGGTTTATCAAAT CTTCGTACATCGAAGATACAATTGACTTTCCCAATGAACGGGAAACTGGAAACTATCCCGAATACGTAACTCACGcgttcaaaaaaaacaatcaagAAAATGAGTTCAACAAAGTTGATTCGAACGGTAGTCCTACTACCCTAATTTTCTGTCTCTCTGCTTTACGGGCTCTTGATATCGTAAAGGCTCTTAGGAAACTACAGACAGAAGAATTtaaaattacaaaactcTTCGGTAAGCATATCAAGCTTGACGAACACATCGAATACTGCAAAAATAACAAGATTGGTATAGCAGTAGGGACCCCCCAACGTATACTACAATTGACAAACG GAAACCTCAACTTTGATCACTTGAAGTTTGTTATTCTGGATTATACATTCACTGACAAAAAATCATACAACCTTATCTCAAACAATGACTGTAAAAAACCTGTCATGGAGTTTCTCACTCATCCCTCTCTACTTAAACGTTTATCAGACAAGACCACCAAAATCTGTTTCTACtag
- the mag2 gene encoding DNA-3-methyladenine glycosylase Mag2, translating into MSPSYAKAETHLKNINPTWSKIVDTVGHCSFEPHPERQPYEGLIRAITSQKLSAAATDAIIHRLCALYHKHQFPTPKQIVDTDVETLHSCGFSKLKADAIHNIANAALNNQLPSNDEICKMSNEDLLKALSTHKSVKRWTIEMYMIFTLGRLNIMPADDATLRSSITRIFHPDKNLSIEELETLTSPCAPYQTIAAWYLWHYPKH; encoded by the coding sequence ATGTCTCCTTCTTACGCAAAAGCTGAAACccatttaaaaaacattaatCCAACTTGGTCCAAAATTGTCGACACCGTAGGTCACTGCTCCTTTGAACCCCATCCTGAACGCCAACCCTACGAAGGACTCATTCGTGCAATCACTTCACAAAAGCTTTCTGCTGCTGCTACAGATGCTATTATTCACAGATTATGTGCGCTTTATCACAAACATCAGTTTCCAACTCCCAAACAAATTGTCGACACCGACGTTGAAACATTGCACTCCTGCGGTTTCTCTAAATTAAAGGCTGACGCAATTCACAATATCGCTAATGCTGCACTCAATAACCAACTTCCTTCCAATGACGAAATCTGCAAAATGTCCAACGAAGACCTTTTAAAAGCTCTTAGCACACATAAAAGTGTTAAGCGTTGGACAATTGAAATGTACATGATTTTTACTCTCGGTCGCCTCAACATTATGCCAGCCGATGATGCTACTCTTCGCTCTAGTATTACACGCATTTTTCATCCTGATAAAAATCTATCTattgaagaacttgaaaCTCTGACTTCCCCTTGCGCTCCCTACCAGACTATTGCTGCTTGGTACCTCTGGCACTACCCAAAACACTAA
- a CDS encoding 60S acidic ribosomal protein P2: MKYLAAYLLLTVGGKQSPSASDVESVLSTVGIEAEKERVESLLHELEGKNLEELIAAGNQKLATVPSGGAASAAPAAAGDAAPAAEEAKKEEAKQEEESDEDMGFGLFD, from the exons atgaaatacCTTGCTGCCTACCTACTTCTTACTGTTGGCGGAAAGCAATCGCCATCAGCTAGCGATGTTGAATCTGTCTTGTCCACTGTGGGCATTgaagctgaaaaagaaCGTGTTGAGTCTTTGCTCCATGAACTTGAAGGCAAGAACTTAGAAGAGTTGATTGCTGCTGGTAACCAGAAACTTGCCACTGTTCCCTCTGGAGGTGCTGCTTCCGCTGCTCCAGCTGCCGCTGGTGATGCTGCTCCTGCTGCTGAAGAAGCCAAGAAGGAAGAGGCCAAGCAAGAGGAGGAATCTGATGAAGAT ATGGGCTTTGGTCTCTTTGATTAG
- a CDS encoding Schizosaccharomyces specific protein, producing MEFPVKIEENLIDSYFWNNEDSSGLKQQISDVQKHHSYNKSLRKDIHLSRSELDETRKHLKAQENQLQFEYGEYENELDVFQKKMQVFSTEVLESRFSETLKKKQDDLNSLKTKLMNQEVSAVDYASLVLQTMNH from the coding sequence ATGGAATTCCCAGttaaaattgaagaaaaccTTATTGACTCATATTTTTGGAACAACGAAGACTCCAGTGGCCTGAAGCAGCAGATATCAGACGTACAGAAACATCACTCTTACAATAAATCGCTAAGGAAAGACATTCATTTATCGAGATCAGAATTGGATGAAACTAGAAAGCATTTGAAAGCGCAAGAAAATCAATTGCAGTTTGAATATGGAGAATATGAAAACGAACTTGACgtatttcaaaagaaaatgcagGTCTTTTCTACTGAAGTACTCGAAAGTCGCTTCTCAGaaacattaaaaaaaaagcaggaTGATCtcaattctttaaaaaccAAATTAATGAACCAAGAAGTATCAGCCGTTGATTATGCTTCCTTGGTCTTGCAAACGATGAATCACTGA
- a CDS encoding plasma membrane urea transmembrane transporter — MVQPTVSESVGYGVVVGVGLGFAVLMISISYILKKYSNENQTSEHFNTASHSVRTGLVASAVVSSWTWASTLLTSAQKTYQYGVSGAFWYASGACVQILLFTVLAIELKRKAPNAHTFLEVVRARCGPIAHTVFIFFAYVTNILVMAMLLCGGSATIASITGMNTVAACFLLPVGVIIYTIFGGIKATFLTDYIHTIIILVILIMFSLSAYSASDKIGSPGKLYDMLKAAGDSHPVEGNAEGSYLTMRSREGAIFFIINLAGNFGTVFVDNGYWQKAIAANPASALPGYILGGLSWFAIPWLAATTTGLVCLALESMPYFPTYPNRMTDLEVSQGLALPYGAIALMGKTGANATVLLIFMAVTSAASSELIAVSSIFTYDIYKQYFRRNAGNKELLYTGHAVLIVFGVAMSALATGLYYGNVSMGYLYLLMGVLVCPAVVPATCVMLSSRTSKLAITVSPVLGLVSSIVSWLVVAGVQGSGKLTIETTGANNPMLAGNVVGLLSPILYLIFFSIIKPEKYDFDDLLSKFEMHYESEEEEVLQKKKLNRASMISKIAATGVAAVFIILWPWPMYGSKYIFSKRFFTGWVVVGLIWIFFTVFSVGIFPLWEGKKDIYGIVKRVFESAFGVKVIESEDIVEVDAYENIEKNEEKGTEKKKPFM; from the coding sequence ATGGTACAGCCGACAGTTTCCGAAAGTGTCGGGTACGGCGTAGTTGTTGGTGTTGGATTGGGTTTCGCTGTTTTGATGATATCTATTTCATATATCCTTAAGAAGTACAGCAACGAGAACCAGACATCAGAGCACTTTAATACAGCCTCACATAGTGTTAGAACTGGATTAGTCGCCAGTGCTGTTGTGAGTAGCTGGACTTGGGCATCAACATTACTGACCAGTGCTCAAAAAACTTACCAATATGGTGTTTCGGGAGCATTCTGGTATGCGTCAGGTGCTTGTGTTCAaattttgttgtttacgGTCTTGGCAATTGAactgaaaaggaaagcacCTAATGCGCATACGTTTCTGGAAGTTGTTCGAGCCCGGTGTGGACCGATAGCTCACAcagtttttattttttttgcatatGTTACCAACATCCTTGTGATGGCTATGCTTTTATGCGGAGGATCGGCCACAATTGCATCTATAACTGGTATGAATACGGTTGCAGCTTGCTTTTTACTTCCAGTAGGAGTGATAATATATACTATTTTTGGAGGAATCAAGGCAACGTTCCTTACGGATTATATTCATACAATCATCATTCTTGTGATTTTAATTATGTTTAGTTTATCTGCCTATTCCGCTAGTGACAAAATCGGGTCCCCAGGTAAGCTCTATGATATGTTGAAAGCTGCCGGAGACTCCCACCCTGTAGAAGGAAACGCTGAGGGAAGTTACCTTACTATGAGAAGTCGAGAAGGAgctattttcttcataattAACCTTGCGGGGAATTTTGGAACAGTGTTTGTGGACAATGGCTATTGGCAAAAAGCTATCGCAGCAAACCCTGCTTCAGCGCTGCCTGGCTACATATTGGGTGGCCTTTCTTGGTTTGCAATTCCATGGTTGGCAGCTACTACAACGGGTCTCGTATGCCTTGCCCTTGAGTCTATGCCTTATTTTCCTACGTATCCAAATCGTATGACTGATCTAGAAGTCAGTCAAGGACTAGCTTTGCCCTATGGAGCAATTGCGTTGATGGGTAAAACAGGTGCGAATGCCACAGTATTACTAATATTTATGGCTGTTACTTCCGCAGCTTCATCCGAATTGATTGCTGTCTCATCAATATTTACTTATGATATTTACAAACAGTATTTTAGACGGAATGCCGGCAATAAAGAGTTGCTATATACTGGACATGCGGTATTAATAGTATTTGGGGTTGCGATGTCAGCTTTAGCAACAGGGTTATACTATGGAAACGTATCAATGGGGTATTTATACCTACTGATGGGAGTATTGGTTTGCCCTGCAGTCGTTCCAGCAACATGTGTGATGCTTTCTTCACGAACCTCTAAGCTAGCAATTACCGTTTCTCCTGTATTAGGATTGGTTTCGAGTATCGTCAGTTGGCTTGTCGTTGCAGGTGTGCAGGGTTCAGGTAAATTGACAATTGAAACGACAGGGGCGAATAATCCAATGTTAGCAGGCAATGTTGTGGGACTCTTGAGCCCTATACTCTAtttgatctttttttccattaTTAAGCCCGAAAAATACGATTTTGATGACTTGCTGAGTAAGTTTGAGATGCACTACGAATCTGAGGAAGAGGAGGTTctacagaagaaaaaacttaaTCGTGCAAGTATGATATCAAAAATTGCTGCAACAGGTGTTGCGGCCgtgtttattattttgtGGCCTTGGCCGATGTATGGTTcgaaatatatattttcaaaacgATTTTTTACTGGCTGGGTCGTAGTAGGATTAATATGGATTTTCTTTACTGTGTTTTCAGTAGGAATATTCCCTCTATGGGAAGGGAAAAAGGACATTTATGGCATCGTGAAAAGAGTGTTCGAATCAGCCTTTGGAGTGAAAGTCATTGAAAGTGAAGATATCGTAGAAGTTGATGCTTATGAAAACAtcgaaaagaatgaagaaaagggaacagagaaaaagaagccttTTATGTAG
- the mat1-Pi gene encoding mating-type P-specific polypeptide Pi, whose translation MKELISFLNNLLRKFVTINHERFGFILEQLKHAYGLLVDVKHVPAKYILESFKILESIKHVCNVKIHENVTRNTLNFSLQAQLFKPNVLNCIHISNASGRPLVTSRDTCADCIKAHLMRWLLLHVDNPYPTPSEYYQLCLETGLTRNQLRNWFSNRRR comes from the coding sequence atgaaagaattgatctcttttttaaataatttacTGCGAAAATTTGTTACAATTAATCATGAAAGATTTGGATTTATATTAGAGCAATTGAAACACGCGTATGGACTACTGGTTGATGTTAAACACGTCCCTGCTAAGTACATTCTTGAGAGCTTTAAAATATTGGAATCAATTAAACACGTCTGCAATGTTAAAATACACGAAAATGTCACGCGAAACACTCTTAACTTCAGTTTACAAGCTCAACTTTTCAAACCAAATGTATTGAACTGCATTCACATAAGTAACGCGAGTGGACGTCCCTTAGTGACATCCAGAGATACCTGTGCAGATTGTATCAAGGCTCATTTAATGCGTTGGCTATTACTTCATGTTGATAATCCATATCCTACACCTTCAGAATACTACCAATTGTGTCTTGAAACTGGTTTAACGAGAAATCAATTGCGTAATTGGTTTTCCAATAGACGACGCTAA
- the rga7 gene encoding RhoGAP Rga7, whose translation MDAETKTDILKDPKVETILHSELGLSILNDRIKSHLNISKEFANFLKKRAVLEEQSAKDLQKIAKSFLETFQDNHASSSSFPAVLVKSLQIHEQLAANSFTQHKAFSTCSDEVLDFYKGCDRKRKSIKEYAKRQENSYLEAVVHMDKSKARFKSAESDYNHTLDQKNASDNQKKVGFFKPKSNAQLSRLEEEARSKAESAESDMKSNIQNAQTAQQELLLIHRPNYIKQFFSLQKEIEASLNCNYLRYTKLCETHTVMNGVLIRPQNISTQSCGFEHALHNFDSNADFRQYVLDSSSRRKNDQNPSDASKTKIVQPPSSYGPSNTSSTPPSVNISTPTNPTHISTPSTNNFNRPMTSHNQIASNSQKPQPQETLPSPTKPLKPAPAPAPAPPNPALSSRGSPSPTKSETIHPLPEVQTPTATNPPNIDTNPLPPSTQTKLKTSDSAKPPSPNFFPAQDIVESNNKPQSPVSDSTILFGAHLEAILLREHSNVPNVVVQCTTQIETFGLNIQGIYRIPSSAAKVLALRQQFTKEPLTILNSAKDYGNDVHSLADLLKSFFRELSEPLIPNQHYNDFIDAGKVEDEARRRDAVHRAINDLPDANYSTIRHLTIHLTKIKDNSDVNKMSTNNLAIIWGPTLLKQATIPEISSFSRTIEILIDYCFTIFDYD comes from the coding sequence ATGGATgctgaaacaaaaaccGACATTCTAAAAGACCCTAAAGTTGAAACCATTCTTCACAGTGAACTTGGTTTGTCCATACTCAATGACCGAATCAAATCCCACTTAAACATTTCCAAGGAATTCgcaaattttttgaagaaacgaGCTGTTCTTGAAGAACAGTCTGCAAAGgatcttcaaaagattgCAAAGTCGTTTCTCGAAACATTTCAAGACAACCACGCTTCATCCAGTTCTTTTCCAGCGGTACTCGTCAAATCCCTTCAAATCCATGAACAACTCGCTGCTAATTCCTTTACACAACACAAGGCTTTCTCTACTTGCTCTGATGAAGTCTTGGATTTCTATAAAGGGTGTGATCGCAAACGAAAGTCTATCAAGGAATATGCCAAACGCCAAGAAAACTCATACCTTGAAGCCGTCGTACACATGGACAAATCCAAAGCCCGCTTCAAGAGTGCTGAATCCGACTACAATCACACTCTCGATCAAAAAAACGCCAGTGACAACCAGAAAAAAgttggtttcttcaaacCAAAGTCCAATGCTCAACTCTCCCGACTCGAAGAGGAGGCTCGCTCTAAAGCAGAATCTGCAGAGTCGGACATGAAATCTAACATTCAAAATGCCCAAACAGCCCAACAAGAACTTCTTCTCATTCATCGTCCCAACTATATTAAGCAGTTCTTCAGCTTacagaaagaaattgaagccTCCCTTAACTGTAATTATCTCCGTTACACAAAACTTTGTGAAACTCACACTGTCATGAACGGTGTCTTGATCCGCCCTCAAAACATCTCAACTCAAAGCTGTGGTTTCGAACATGCTCTCCACAATTTTGATTCTAACGCCGACTTCCGCCAATACGTTCTCGACTCTTCTTCTCGACGTAAAAATGATCAAAACCCTTCTGACGCttcaaaaacgaaaatcGTTCAACCACCTAGTTCCTATGGTCCCTCTAACACATCTTCTACACCTCCCTCCGTAAACATTTCTACTCCAACAAATCCTACCCACATTTCCACGCCTTCCACAAACAACTTTAACCGCCCTATGACTTCTCACAACCAAATAGCTTCCAATTCGCAAAAACCACAACCTCAAGAGACACTACCCTCACCTACCAAACCTCTAAAACCTGCACCTGCACCTGCACCTGCACCTCCAAATCCTGCTCTTTCCTCAAGAGGCTCTCCTTCACCAACGAAGTCTGAAACCATCCATCCACTACCAGAAGTACAAACACCTACGGCCACCAACCCCCCCAATATCGATACTAATCCTTTACCACCATCGAcacaaacaaaattaaagaCTTCTGATTCTGCAAAACCTCCTTCCCCTAACTTTTTTCCTGCCCAAGACATTGTTGAGTCTAATAATAAGCCCCAGTCACCGGTTTCTGACTCAACCATTCTCTTTGGTGCTCATTTGGAAGCCATTCTCTTACGTGAACATTCCAACGTTCCAAACGTCGTTGTTCAATGTACCACCCAAATAGAAACTTTTGGCCTCAACATTCAAGGAATCTACCGCATTCCCAGTTCTGCCGCCAAGGTGCTCGCTCTTCGTCAGCAATTCACAAAAGAACCTCTTACGATCCTCAATTCGGCAAAGGATTATGGAAACGACGTTCATTCCCTTGCTGATCTCTTGAAATCCTTCTTCCGCGAATTGTCCGAACCTCTTATTCCAAATCAACACTACAACGATTTTATTGACGCTGGTAAGGTTGAGGACGAAGCGCGTCGGAGAGATGCTGTACATCGCGCCATTAATGATTTGCCCGACGCTAACTATTCTACTATTCGTCATCTCACAATTCATTTGACTAAAATCAAGGACAACAGCGATGTCAACAAAATGTCCACTAATAATCTTGCTATCATTTGGGGCCCTACTTTGTTAAAACAAGCTACGATCCCAGAAATTAGTAGTTTCTCACGCACTATTGAAATCCTCATAGATTATTGCTTTACTATTTTTGACTATGACTAG
- the rpt6 gene encoding 19S proteasome base subcomplex ATPase subunit Rpt6, whose translation MTEVLTSNVLESNENIVQYYTQKIQNAELNILNKTQNLRRLEAQRNGLNARVRLLREEIQLLQEPGSYVGEVIKTMGKNKVLVKVNPEGKYVVDVSPDVDIKDIKPNIRVALRNDSYQLIKILPNRVDPLVSLMMVEKIPDSTYEMVGGLETQIKEIKEVIELPVKHPELFESLGIPQPKGILLYGPPGTGKTLLARAVAHHTDCRFIRVSGSELVQKYIGEGSRMVRELFVMAREHAPSIIFMDEIDSIGSSRSDAGGGSGDSEVQRTMLELLNQLDGFESTKNIKVIMATNRIDILDPALLRPGRIDRKIEFPPPSNEARAEILRIHSRSMNLTRGINLLSIAEKMNGASGAELKGVCTEAGMFALRERRVHVTQEDFELAVVKVLNKGESGEMSLQKLFK comes from the exons ATGACGGAAGTTCTGACTTCCAATGTCTTGGAAAGCAATGAAAACATAGTACAG TACTATACacaaaaaatccaaaatgcCGAGTTGAATATCCTTAATAAAACCCAGAACCTCCGACGATTAGAAGCTCAGAGAAACGGATTGAATGCTAGAGTTCGTTTGTTGAGAGAAGAAATCCAACTTTTACAAGAACCAGGAAGTTATGTTGGGGAAGTAATCAAAACGATGggcaaaaacaaagtgtTAGTTAAGGTGAATCCTGAGGGTAAATATGTCGTTGACGTGAGTCCCGATGTTGATATCAAGGATATTAAGCCTAATATTCGTGTTGCCTTGAGGAATGATTCTTACcaattaattaaaatacTTCCAAATAGAGTTGAtcctttggtttctttAATGATGGTCGAGAAAATTCCTGACTCTACTTATGAAATGGTTGGTGGATTAGAAACACAAATCAAAGAGATTAAGGAAGTAATTGAGTTGCCTGTTAAGCATCCGGAG TTATTTGAAAGCTTGGGTATTCCACAACCCAAAGGTATTCTTTTGTACGGTCCTCCTGGTACAGGAAAGACTTTACTTGCTAGAGCCGTTGCACACCACACTGATTGCAGGTTTATTCGTGTGAGTGGTTCTGAATTGGTACAGAAGTATATTGGTGAAGGTAGTCGTATGGTTCGGGAACTTTTCGTTATGGCTCGTGAACATGCTCCgtcaattatttttatggaTGAAATTGATTCTATTGGTTCTTCACGATCAGACGCAGGTGGCGGTAGTGGTGATAGCGAAGTTCAAAGAACTATGCTTGAATTGTTGAACCAACTTGATGGTTTCGAGTCTaccaaaaatattaaagTAATCATGGCTACAAATCGGATTGATATTTTGGATCCCGCTCTTTTAAGACCTGGCCGTATCGATCGAAAAATCGAATTTCCTCCTCCATCTAACGAAGCTCGAGCCGAAATTTTGAGAATCCATTCTCGTTCTATGAATCTTACTCGTGGAATTAACTTGTTGAGTATTGCAGAAAAGATGAACGGAGCAAGTGGTGCTGAGCTGAAAGGTGTCTGTACAGAAGCTGGTATGTTTGCTTTACGTGAACGACGTGTACATGTTACTCAAGAAGATTTCGAGCTTGCCGTCGTAAAGGTTCTTAACAAGGGAGAATCTGGAGAGATGAGTTTGCAAAAACTATTCAAGTAA
- the mat1-Pc gene encoding mating-type transcription factor (Pc-like), translating to MNPTLKNPVFLPVLTPSTLFKTRKNRTSNHNYKNGFILFRSRIHKLLKSSGDWGGVSAKCSNIWRSLPQNVKSAWSQTAELSQYQDVRKQIATLEKIILTLWHKEHNNYKLHISTVQ from the coding sequence atgAATCCAACATTAAAAAACCCAGTGTTCTTACCGGTTCTAACACCTTCTACTTTAtttaaaacaagaaaaaatcggACGTCTAATCACAACTATAAGAACGGTTTCATCTTATTTCGGAGCAGGATTCACAAGCTTTTAAAATCTTCAGGAGACTGGGGCGGTGTCTCTGCTAAATGTTCAAATATATGGCGTTCTTTACCTCAAAATGTTAAATCAGCATGGTCACAAACAGCAGAATTAAGTCAGTACCAGGATGTGCGGAAACAAATTGCAAcgttagaaaaaattatccTTACCCTCTGGCATAAAGAACACAACAACTATAAACTACATATAAGCACGGTTCAGTAA